In a single window of the Globicephala melas chromosome 10, mGloMel1.2, whole genome shotgun sequence genome:
- the TNS2 gene encoding tensin-2 isoform X6: MKSSGPVERLLRALGRRDSSRATNRPRKAEPHSFREKVFRKKPPVCAVCKVTIDGTGVSCRVCKVATHRKCEAKVTSSCQALPPTELRRNTAPVRRIEHLGSTKSLNYSKQRSTLPRLRLLPRSFSLDPLMERRWDLDLTYVTERILAAAFPARPDEQRHRGHLRELAHVLQSKHRDKYLLFNLSEKRHDLTRLNPKVQDFGWPELHAPPLDKLCSICKAMETWLSADPQHVVVLYCKGSKGKLGVIVSAYMHYSKISAGADQALATLTMRKFCEDKVASELQPSQRRYISYFSGLLSGSIRMNSSPLFLHYVLVPMLPAFEPGTGFQPFLKIYQSMQLVYTSGIYHVAGPGPQQLCISLEPALLLKGDVMVTCYHRGSRGTDRTLVFRVQFHTCTIHGPRLTFPKDQLDEAWADERFPFQASVEFVFSSSPEKIKGSTPRNEPSVSVDYNTAEPAVRWDSYENFNLHHEDSVDDSVTHTRGPLDGSPYAQVQRAPRQTPPAPSPEPPPPPLLSVSSDSGHSSTLTAEPAAESPGRPPPTAAERRELERLLGGCGVAAGGRGAGRETAILDDEEQPPAGGGPRLGMYSGHRPGLSRHCSCRQGYREPCGVPNGGYYRPEGTLERRRLAYGAYEGPPQGYAEASVEKRRLCRSLSEGPYPYPPELGKPANGDFGYRAPGYREVVILEDPGLPALCSCPACEEKLALPTAALYGLRLEREAGEGWADEAGKALLHPVRPGHPLPLLVPSCGHHHAPVPGYSCLKPPKAGEEGHEGCSYAMCPEGRYGHPGYPALVTYGYGGAVPSYCPAYGRAPHSCGSPGEGRRYPSSGAHSPRAGSISPGSPPYPQSRNLSYEIPAEEGGDRYPPPGHLAPAGPLASAESPEPVSWRESPSGHSTLPRSPRDAQCSASSELSGPSTPLHTSSPVQGKESARRQDTRSPTLAPTQRLSPGEALPPASQGGAERAPELPARSGPEPPAPGPFSPASPPSSPNDWPQERSPGGRSDSTSPRGPVPTTLPGLRHAPWQGLRDSPDSPDGSPLTPVPTQMPWLVASPELPRSSPVPAFPLAASYDISGPTQPPLPEKRHLLGPGQQPGPWGPEQASPPARGTSHHVTFAPLLPDNAPQPPEPPMQESQSNVKFVQDTSKFWYKPHLSRDQAIALLKDKDPGAFLIRDSHSFQGAYGLALKVATPPPSAQPWKGDPLEQLVRHFLIETGPKGVKIKGCPSEPYFGSLSALVSQHSISPLSLPCCLRIPSKDPLEEAPEAPAPANMSTAADLLRQGAACSVLYLTSVETESLTGPQAVARASSAALSCSPRPTPAIVHFKVSAQGITLTDNQRKLFFRRHYPVNSITFASTDPQDRRWTNPDGTTSKIFGFVAKKPGSPWENVCHLFAELDPDQPAGAIVTFITKVLLGQRK; encoded by the exons ATGAAGTCCAGCGGCCCAGTGGAGAGGCTGCTCAGAgccctggggaggagggacagCAGCCGGgccaccaacagg CCTAGGAAAGCTGAGCCACATAGCTTCCGGGAGAAGGTTTTCCGGAAGAAACCACCGGTCTGTGCAGTGTGTAAGGTGACCATCGATGGGACAGGCGTCTCATGCCGAG TCTGCAAGGTTGCGACACACAGAAAATGTGAAGCAAAG GTGACTTCGTCCTGTCAGGCCTTGCCTCCCACGGAGCTG CGGAGAAACACGGCCCCTGTGAGGCGCATAGAGCACCTG GGATCCACCAAGTCTCTGAACTACTCAAAGCAACGCAGCACTCTGCCCAG GCTTCGCCTCCTCCCCAGGAGCTTCAGCCTGGATCCTCTCATGGAGCGCCGCTGGGACTTGGACCTCACCTACGTGACGGAGCGGATCCTGGCCGCCGCCTTCCCCGCGCGGCCCGACGAACAGCGACACCGGGGACACCTGCGCGAGCTGGCTCACGTGCTGCAATCCAAGCACCGCGACAAGTACCTG CTCTTCAACCTTTCAGAGAAAAGACATGACCTGACCCGCCTAAACCCCAAG GTCCAGGACTTTGGCTGGCCTGAGCTGCACGCGCCCCCGCTGGACAAGCTGTGCTCCATCTGCAAAGCCATGGAGACGTGGCTCAGTGCTGACCCGCAGCATGTGGTCGTACTGTACTGCAAG GGGAGCAAGGGCAAGCTCGGGGTCATCGTCTCTGCCTACATGCACTACAGCAAGATCTCTGCAGG GGCGGACCAGGCGCTGGCTACCCTTACCATGCGGAAGTTCTGTGAGGACAAGGTGGCCTCGGAGCTGCAGCCCTCCCAGCGCCG GTATATCAGCTACTTCAGTGGTCTGCTGTCCGGCTCCATCAGAATGAACAGCAGCCCTCTCTTCCTGCACTATGTGCTCGTGCCCATGCTGCCAGCCTTTGAACCTGGCACGG GTTTCCAGCCCTTCCTCAAGATCTACCAGTCCATGCAGCTTGTCTACACGTCTGGAATCTA tcATGTCGCAGGCCCTGGTCCCCAGCAGCTTTGCATCAGCCTGGAGCCGGCTCTCCTCCTCAAAGGCGATGTCATG gTGACGTGCTATCACAGGGGTAGCCGGGGGACTGACCGGACCCTCGTGTTCCGAGTCCAGTTCCACACGTGTACCATCCATGGACCACGGCTCACCTTCCCCAAGGACCAGCTGGACGAGGCCTGGGCCG ACGAGAGGTTCCCCTTCCAAGCCTCGGTGGAGTTCGTCTTCTCCTCCAGCCCAGAGAAGATCAAAG GCAGCACCCCACGGAACGAGCCCTCGGTCTCTGTTGACTACAACACGGCAGAGCCTGCCGTGCGCTGGGACTCTTACGAGAACTTCAACCTGCACCACGAGGACAGTGTGGATG ACTCCGTCACCCATACCCGGGGGCCCCTGGATGGCAGTCCTTACGCCCAGGTGCAGCGGGCCCCCCGCCAGACCCCGCCGGCGCCCTCTCCggagccgcccccgcccccgctgcTCTCTGTCAGCAGCGATTCTGGCCATTCGTCCACGCTGACCGCCGAGCCCGCCGCCGAGTCCCCTGGCCGGCCACCCCCGACAGCTGCCGAGCGGCGGGAGCTGGAGCGCCTCCTGGGGGGCTGTGGCGTGGCCGCCGGGGGCCGGGGAGCTGGGCGTGAGACGGCCATCCTCGatgatgaagagcagcccccggcGGGCGGAGGCCCCCGCCTTGGAATGTATTCGGGACACAGGCCTGGCCTCAGCCGCCACTGCTCCTGCCGCCAGGGCTACCGGGAACCCTGCGGGGTCCCCAATGGGGGCTACTACCGGCCAGAGGGGACCCTGGAGAGGAGGCGGCTGGCCTACGGGGCCTACGAGGGGCCCCCACAGGGCTATGCTGAGGCCTCCGTGGAGAAGAGGCGCCTCTGCCGATCGCTGTCCGAGGGGCCGTACCCCTACCCGCCTGAGCTGGGGAAACCGGCCAACGGGGACTTTGGCTACCGCGCCCCAGGCTACCGGGAGGTGGTGATCCTGGAGGACCCTGGGCTGCCTGCCCTGTGCTCATGCCCCGCCTGTGAGGAGAAGCTAGCGCTGCCCACGGCAGCCCTCTATGGGCTGCGCCTggagagggaggctggagaggggtGGGCGGATGAGGCTGGCAAGGCCCTCCTGCACCCGGTGCGGCCTGGGCACCCGCTGCCCCTGCTGGTGCCTTCCTGTGGGCACCACCATGCCCCAGTGCCCGGCTACAGCTGCCTGAAGCCGCCCAAGGCAGGCGAGGAAGGGCATGAGGGCTGCTCCTACGCCATGTGCCCCGAAGGCAGGTATGGGCATCCAGGGTACCCTGCCCTGGTGACATACGGCTATGGAGGAGCGGTTCCCAGTTACTGCCCAGCGTATGGCCGGGCGCCTCACAGCTGCGGGTCTCCAGGCGAGGGCAGAAGGTATCCCAGCTCTGGTGCCCACTCCCCCCGGGCTGGCTCCATTTCCCCCGGTAGCCCACCCTACCCCCAATCCAGGAACCTCAGCTACGAGATCcctgcagaggagggaggggacaggtaTCCGCCGCCGGGGCACCTGGCCCCAGCAGGACCCTTGGCATCTGCAG AGTCGCCGGAGCCGGTGTCCTGGAGGGAGAGCCCCAGCGGGCACAGCACCCTGCCTCGGTCTCCCCGAGATGCCCAGTGCAGTGCCTCTTCTGAGCTGTCCGGTCCCTCCACGCCCCTGCACACCAGCAGCCCAGTCCAGGGCAAGGAGAG CGCCCGACGGCAGGACACTAGGTCCCCCACCTTGGCGCCCACTCAGAGACTGAGTCCCGGAGAGGCCTTGCCACCTGCTTCCCAGGGAGGGGCTGAAAGAGCTCCAGAGCTGCCAGCAAGAAGTGGGCCTGAGCCTCCGGCCCCCGgtcccttctccccagcctccccgccCAGCTCACCCAACGACTGGCCTCAGGAGAGGAGCCCGGGGGGCCGTTCGGACAGCACCAGTCCAAGGGGCCCTGTACCCACCACCCTGCCCGGCCTCCGCCACGCCCCCTGGCAGGGCCTTCGAGACTCCCCGGACAGCCCAGACGGGTCCCCCCTCACCCCTGTGCCTACTCAGATGCCCTGGCTTGTGGCGAGCCCAGAGCTGCCACGGAGCTCACCCGTACCTGCCTTCCCTCTGGCTGCATCTTATGACATCAGTGGCCCTACCCAGCCCCCACTTCCCGAGAAGCGCCACCTGCTGGGGCCTGGGCAACAGCCGGGACCCTGGGGCCCAGAGCAGGCATCGCCACCAGCCAGAGGCACGAGTCACCATGTCACCTTTGCACCTCTGCTCCCGGATaatgccccccaacccccag AGCCCCCTATGCAAGAGAGCCAGAGCAACGTCAAGTTTGTCCAGGATACGTCCAAGTTCTGGTATAAGCCACACCTGTCCCGTGACCAAG CCATTGCCCTGCTGAAGGACAAGGACCCTGGGGCCTTCTTGATCAGGGACAGTCATTCATTCCAAGGAGCCTATGGGCTGGCTCTCAAGGTGGCTACGCCCCCACCCAGCGCCCAGCCCTGGAAAG GGGACCCCTTGGAACAGCTGGTCCGCCATTTTCTCATTGAGACTGGGCCCAAAGGGGTGAAGATCAAGGGGTGCCCCAGCGAGCCCTACTTTG GCAGCCTGTCGGCCCTGGTCTCCCAGCACTCCATCTCCCCGCTGTCCCTGCCCTGCTGCCTGCGCATTCCCAGCAAAG ATCCTCTGGAGGAGGCCCCAGAGGCCCCAGCGCCCGCCAACATGAGCACAGCGGCAGACCTCCTGCGCCAGGGCGCCG cctGCAGTGTGCTCTACCTGACCTCAGTGGAGACGGAGTCGCTGACAGGCCCCCAAGCAGTGGCGCGGGCCAGCTCCGCAGCTCTGAGCTGCAGCCCCCGCCCCACGCCAGCCATTGTCCACTTCAAGGTCTCAGCCCAGGGCATCACGCTGACGGACAACCAGAGGAA GCTCTTCTTTCGCCGCCATTATCCAGTGAACAGCATCACCTTCGCCAGCACTGACCCTCAGGACCGGAG ATGGACCAACCCGGACGGGACCACCTCCAA GATCTTTGGTTTCGTGGCCAAGAAGCCGGGAAGCCCCTGGGAGAATGTGTGTCACCTCTTTGCAGAGCTTGACCCAGATCAGCCTGCAGGCGCCATTGTCACCTTCATCACCAAAGTTCTACTGGGccagagaaaatga
- the TNS2 gene encoding tensin-2 isoform X7 produces the protein MGSPQTREGGVQPSVPGWAAPCIVKPRKAEPHSFREKVFRKKPPVCAVCKVTIDGTGVSCRVCKVATHRKCEAKVTSSCQALPPTELRRNTAPVRRIEHLGSTKSLNYSKQRSTLPRLRLLPRSFSLDPLMERRWDLDLTYVTERILAAAFPARPDEQRHRGHLRELAHVLQSKHRDKYLLFNLSEKRHDLTRLNPKVQDFGWPELHAPPLDKLCSICKAMETWLSADPQHVVVLYCKGSKGKLGVIVSAYMHYSKISAGADQALATLTMRKFCEDKVASELQPSQRRYISYFSGLLSGSIRMNSSPLFLHYVLVPMLPAFEPGTGFQPFLKIYQSMQLVYTSGIYHVAGPGPQQLCISLEPALLLKGDVMVTCYHRGSRGTDRTLVFRVQFHTCTIHGPRLTFPKDQLDEAWADERFPFQASVEFVFSSSPEKIKGSTPRNEPSVSVDYNTAEPAVRWDSYENFNLHHEDSVDDSVTHTRGPLDGSPYAQVQRAPRQTPPAPSPEPPPPPLLSVSSDSGHSSTLTAEPAAESPGRPPPTAAERRELERLLGGCGVAAGGRGAGRETAILDDEEQPPAGGGPRLGMYSGHRPGLSRHCSCRQGYREPCGVPNGGYYRPEGTLERRRLAYGAYEGPPQGYAEASVEKRRLCRSLSEGPYPYPPELGKPANGDFGYRAPGYREVVILEDPGLPALCSCPACEEKLALPTAALYGLRLEREAGEGWADEAGKALLHPVRPGHPLPLLVPSCGHHHAPVPGYSCLKPPKAGEEGHEGCSYAMCPEGRYGHPGYPALVTYGYGGAVPSYCPAYGRAPHSCGSPGEGRRYPSSGAHSPRAGSISPGSPPYPQSRNLSYEIPAEEGGDRYPPPGHLAPAGPLASAESPEPVSWRESPSGHSTLPRSPRDAQCSASSELSGPSTPLHTSSPVQGKESARRQDTRSPTLAPTQRLSPGEALPPASQGGAERAPELPARSGPEPPAPGPFSPASPPSSPNDWPQERSPGGRSDSTSPRGPVPTTLPGLRHAPWQGLRDSPDSPDGSPLTPVPTQMPWLVASPELPRSSPVPAFPLAASYDISGPTQPPLPEKRHLLGPGQQPGPWGPEQASPPARGTSHHVTFAPLLPDNAPQPPEPPMQESQSNVKFVQDTSKFWYKPHLSRDQAIALLKDKDPGAFLIRDSHSFQGAYGLALKVATPPPSAQPWKGDPLEQLVRHFLIETGPKGVKIKGCPSEPYFGSLSALVSQHSISPLSLPCCLRIPSKDPLEEAPEAPAPANMSTAADLLRQGAACSVLYLTSVETESLTGPQAVARASSAALSCSPRPTPAIVHFKVSAQGITLTDNQRKLFFRRHYPVNSITFASTDPQDRRWTNPDGTTSKIFGFVAKKPGSPWENVCHLFAELDPDQPAGAIVTFITKVLLGQRK, from the exons ATGGGATCACCCCAGACCAGGGAAGGGGGGGTTCAGCCTTCCGTGCCAGGATGGGCTGCCCCCTGCATAGTTAAG CCTAGGAAAGCTGAGCCACATAGCTTCCGGGAGAAGGTTTTCCGGAAGAAACCACCGGTCTGTGCAGTGTGTAAGGTGACCATCGATGGGACAGGCGTCTCATGCCGAG TCTGCAAGGTTGCGACACACAGAAAATGTGAAGCAAAG GTGACTTCGTCCTGTCAGGCCTTGCCTCCCACGGAGCTG CGGAGAAACACGGCCCCTGTGAGGCGCATAGAGCACCTG GGATCCACCAAGTCTCTGAACTACTCAAAGCAACGCAGCACTCTGCCCAG GCTTCGCCTCCTCCCCAGGAGCTTCAGCCTGGATCCTCTCATGGAGCGCCGCTGGGACTTGGACCTCACCTACGTGACGGAGCGGATCCTGGCCGCCGCCTTCCCCGCGCGGCCCGACGAACAGCGACACCGGGGACACCTGCGCGAGCTGGCTCACGTGCTGCAATCCAAGCACCGCGACAAGTACCTG CTCTTCAACCTTTCAGAGAAAAGACATGACCTGACCCGCCTAAACCCCAAG GTCCAGGACTTTGGCTGGCCTGAGCTGCACGCGCCCCCGCTGGACAAGCTGTGCTCCATCTGCAAAGCCATGGAGACGTGGCTCAGTGCTGACCCGCAGCATGTGGTCGTACTGTACTGCAAG GGGAGCAAGGGCAAGCTCGGGGTCATCGTCTCTGCCTACATGCACTACAGCAAGATCTCTGCAGG GGCGGACCAGGCGCTGGCTACCCTTACCATGCGGAAGTTCTGTGAGGACAAGGTGGCCTCGGAGCTGCAGCCCTCCCAGCGCCG GTATATCAGCTACTTCAGTGGTCTGCTGTCCGGCTCCATCAGAATGAACAGCAGCCCTCTCTTCCTGCACTATGTGCTCGTGCCCATGCTGCCAGCCTTTGAACCTGGCACGG GTTTCCAGCCCTTCCTCAAGATCTACCAGTCCATGCAGCTTGTCTACACGTCTGGAATCTA tcATGTCGCAGGCCCTGGTCCCCAGCAGCTTTGCATCAGCCTGGAGCCGGCTCTCCTCCTCAAAGGCGATGTCATG gTGACGTGCTATCACAGGGGTAGCCGGGGGACTGACCGGACCCTCGTGTTCCGAGTCCAGTTCCACACGTGTACCATCCATGGACCACGGCTCACCTTCCCCAAGGACCAGCTGGACGAGGCCTGGGCCG ACGAGAGGTTCCCCTTCCAAGCCTCGGTGGAGTTCGTCTTCTCCTCCAGCCCAGAGAAGATCAAAG GCAGCACCCCACGGAACGAGCCCTCGGTCTCTGTTGACTACAACACGGCAGAGCCTGCCGTGCGCTGGGACTCTTACGAGAACTTCAACCTGCACCACGAGGACAGTGTGGATG ACTCCGTCACCCATACCCGGGGGCCCCTGGATGGCAGTCCTTACGCCCAGGTGCAGCGGGCCCCCCGCCAGACCCCGCCGGCGCCCTCTCCggagccgcccccgcccccgctgcTCTCTGTCAGCAGCGATTCTGGCCATTCGTCCACGCTGACCGCCGAGCCCGCCGCCGAGTCCCCTGGCCGGCCACCCCCGACAGCTGCCGAGCGGCGGGAGCTGGAGCGCCTCCTGGGGGGCTGTGGCGTGGCCGCCGGGGGCCGGGGAGCTGGGCGTGAGACGGCCATCCTCGatgatgaagagcagcccccggcGGGCGGAGGCCCCCGCCTTGGAATGTATTCGGGACACAGGCCTGGCCTCAGCCGCCACTGCTCCTGCCGCCAGGGCTACCGGGAACCCTGCGGGGTCCCCAATGGGGGCTACTACCGGCCAGAGGGGACCCTGGAGAGGAGGCGGCTGGCCTACGGGGCCTACGAGGGGCCCCCACAGGGCTATGCTGAGGCCTCCGTGGAGAAGAGGCGCCTCTGCCGATCGCTGTCCGAGGGGCCGTACCCCTACCCGCCTGAGCTGGGGAAACCGGCCAACGGGGACTTTGGCTACCGCGCCCCAGGCTACCGGGAGGTGGTGATCCTGGAGGACCCTGGGCTGCCTGCCCTGTGCTCATGCCCCGCCTGTGAGGAGAAGCTAGCGCTGCCCACGGCAGCCCTCTATGGGCTGCGCCTggagagggaggctggagaggggtGGGCGGATGAGGCTGGCAAGGCCCTCCTGCACCCGGTGCGGCCTGGGCACCCGCTGCCCCTGCTGGTGCCTTCCTGTGGGCACCACCATGCCCCAGTGCCCGGCTACAGCTGCCTGAAGCCGCCCAAGGCAGGCGAGGAAGGGCATGAGGGCTGCTCCTACGCCATGTGCCCCGAAGGCAGGTATGGGCATCCAGGGTACCCTGCCCTGGTGACATACGGCTATGGAGGAGCGGTTCCCAGTTACTGCCCAGCGTATGGCCGGGCGCCTCACAGCTGCGGGTCTCCAGGCGAGGGCAGAAGGTATCCCAGCTCTGGTGCCCACTCCCCCCGGGCTGGCTCCATTTCCCCCGGTAGCCCACCCTACCCCCAATCCAGGAACCTCAGCTACGAGATCcctgcagaggagggaggggacaggtaTCCGCCGCCGGGGCACCTGGCCCCAGCAGGACCCTTGGCATCTGCAG AGTCGCCGGAGCCGGTGTCCTGGAGGGAGAGCCCCAGCGGGCACAGCACCCTGCCTCGGTCTCCCCGAGATGCCCAGTGCAGTGCCTCTTCTGAGCTGTCCGGTCCCTCCACGCCCCTGCACACCAGCAGCCCAGTCCAGGGCAAGGAGAG CGCCCGACGGCAGGACACTAGGTCCCCCACCTTGGCGCCCACTCAGAGACTGAGTCCCGGAGAGGCCTTGCCACCTGCTTCCCAGGGAGGGGCTGAAAGAGCTCCAGAGCTGCCAGCAAGAAGTGGGCCTGAGCCTCCGGCCCCCGgtcccttctccccagcctccccgccCAGCTCACCCAACGACTGGCCTCAGGAGAGGAGCCCGGGGGGCCGTTCGGACAGCACCAGTCCAAGGGGCCCTGTACCCACCACCCTGCCCGGCCTCCGCCACGCCCCCTGGCAGGGCCTTCGAGACTCCCCGGACAGCCCAGACGGGTCCCCCCTCACCCCTGTGCCTACTCAGATGCCCTGGCTTGTGGCGAGCCCAGAGCTGCCACGGAGCTCACCCGTACCTGCCTTCCCTCTGGCTGCATCTTATGACATCAGTGGCCCTACCCAGCCCCCACTTCCCGAGAAGCGCCACCTGCTGGGGCCTGGGCAACAGCCGGGACCCTGGGGCCCAGAGCAGGCATCGCCACCAGCCAGAGGCACGAGTCACCATGTCACCTTTGCACCTCTGCTCCCGGATaatgccccccaacccccag AGCCCCCTATGCAAGAGAGCCAGAGCAACGTCAAGTTTGTCCAGGATACGTCCAAGTTCTGGTATAAGCCACACCTGTCCCGTGACCAAG CCATTGCCCTGCTGAAGGACAAGGACCCTGGGGCCTTCTTGATCAGGGACAGTCATTCATTCCAAGGAGCCTATGGGCTGGCTCTCAAGGTGGCTACGCCCCCACCCAGCGCCCAGCCCTGGAAAG GGGACCCCTTGGAACAGCTGGTCCGCCATTTTCTCATTGAGACTGGGCCCAAAGGGGTGAAGATCAAGGGGTGCCCCAGCGAGCCCTACTTTG GCAGCCTGTCGGCCCTGGTCTCCCAGCACTCCATCTCCCCGCTGTCCCTGCCCTGCTGCCTGCGCATTCCCAGCAAAG ATCCTCTGGAGGAGGCCCCAGAGGCCCCAGCGCCCGCCAACATGAGCACAGCGGCAGACCTCCTGCGCCAGGGCGCCG cctGCAGTGTGCTCTACCTGACCTCAGTGGAGACGGAGTCGCTGACAGGCCCCCAAGCAGTGGCGCGGGCCAGCTCCGCAGCTCTGAGCTGCAGCCCCCGCCCCACGCCAGCCATTGTCCACTTCAAGGTCTCAGCCCAGGGCATCACGCTGACGGACAACCAGAGGAA GCTCTTCTTTCGCCGCCATTATCCAGTGAACAGCATCACCTTCGCCAGCACTGACCCTCAGGACCGGAG ATGGACCAACCCGGACGGGACCACCTCCAA GATCTTTGGTTTCGTGGCCAAGAAGCCGGGAAGCCCCTGGGAGAATGTGTGTCACCTCTTTGCAGAGCTTGACCCAGATCAGCCTGCAGGCGCCATTGTCACCTTCATCACCAAAGTTCTACTGGGccagagaaaatga